GTACGCAAAGTCATTGAGGTTAGCGGTATTGATGTTGCTGAGAGCGATAAACAATTGGATGGTAAACCTATCTCTGATGCTTTAATGGCTCCCACTCGTATCTACGTCAAAGCTATCAAAGCGCTACAAGATACCCTGGGTAATGCAGCCATTCATGCTATGTCGCATATTACCGGTGGTGGTCTGACGGATAACCTACCACGTGTATTACCAGACAATCTGGCCGCTAGTATCGACACCAGTAGCTGGCAGTTCTCCGAGCTATTTACGTGGTTACAAAGCGAGGGTAATATCGCTCAGAGCGAGATGTATCGCACCTTTAATTGCGGCGTAGGTTTTGTCATTGTTGTACCTCAAGATAAAGCTGAGCAAGCCATTCAAACCTTAAACGATGCTGGCGAGAGCGCTTGGAAATTAGGGGAAATGGTAAAACGTGGTGAGGGTAGCACCGATAATAGCGCTGATGCCGTGGTGTACTACTAATGTCAGAGGTACCTTTAGAGCGCCATTATAAAGAGTCGATGCCACCGTTACGCATCGCTGTCCTAGTATCGGGCAGCGGTAGTAATTTGCAGGTATTAATCGATGCTATGCAAACTAATGAGTTGCCCATAGAAATCATTGGCGTCATCAGTAATCGTGAAGACGCCTACGCTATCAAACGTGCACAGCTAGCCGATATTCCTGTCACTGTACTATCGCATACTGATAGTGGCAAGCGCATGGGAATTAAAACCTTTCAGGCTCATGCCAGTGCTCAACTGCGAGCTTGGCAGCCGGATTTGATCATACTGGCCGGTTTCATGCGAGTATTAAGCACTGATTTTATCGACAACGCACCTGCGCCGATGATTAATTTACACCCCTCTTTGCTTCCTGTTTATAAAGGGCTTGATACTCATCAGCGAGCGCTACAAGCGGGTGAGCGCTGGCACGGCTGTAGTATCCATGTGGTCACCGCTGAGCTGGACGCAGGCATCGTATTGACTCAAGCGCTGCTGGAGGTAAGATCAAACGATAGCGCTGAGACCTTGCAGGCGCGAGTACAAAAGCTTGAGCATCAGCTATTGCCTTGGACAGTGTTATTAATAGCCAAAGGGATATTAAATCTTCAAACTGTAAGCGCACAACCTAATGACGATTCTAATTATCTACCTGCTCTACCTTTAAAGCTTTGGTTGAATTATTAAAGATCATTAACTACCTTTATTAAAAAAACCTACTAAAGTTAATATACCCTAGCAAAAAAGCCCCGTTACTGAGTAACGGGGCTTTTGAGATAGCCAATTAATTAAAAGCTAGTGAATGCTATGAAAGCTTTTAATTAAGCTGGTTTTTTATTTACCACGTGGATGGCTTTAATGTTAACAAACTCTTTGATACCAAAGCCGCCATGTTCACGGCCATAGCCTGAATCTTTAACACCACCAAACGGTAGTCCTGGGTTAACCAAGTCATAACCGTTAATGTAAACCATACCAGTATCGAAGTGTTTTTGCGCCAAATCAATGGCTTTATCTTCATCTTTAGAGAACACCGCACCGCCTAGCCCATAGCGGCTATCGTTAGCGATTCGGAAGGCATCTTCTTGGTCTTTAGCGCGAATCAAAGAAGCTACTGGGCCAAACAGCTCGTCTTTATAAGCAGGCTGATCTGGCTTAATATTCTCTAAAATCGTTGGCGGATAAAACGCACCTGGCTTATTAGGCACTTCGCCACCCATAGTAATAGTTGCGCCCTTCTTCACACTTTCCTGTACTTGCTCATGCAGGGTATCACGCTGTTTGGCACTTGACAGTGGTCCAACATCAACTGAGTCGTCCATAGGATCACCCACTTTATACTCATTGAACTTCTCAATCACCAAGTCACGGAATTTGTCATAGACACTGTCTACAACGATAAAACGCTTGGCTGCAATACAAGTCTCACCGTTGTTATAGAGACGCGCATGAGCACAAGTGGCCGCTGCAAGGTCTAAATCAGCATCTTCTAGTACGATAAAGGCGTCGTTAGAACCGAGCTCCATAACCGTCTTTTTCAGTACTTTAGCCGCTTGCTGAGCAACTTTACGACCCGCTACATCACTACCTGTCAAAGTGACACCGCGTACTTTTTCGTGTTCAATTACTTTTTCAGACTGATCATGACTGATAATTAGGGTACGGAATAAATCATTTGGCAGATCAGACTCATGGAATATTTTTTCAATCAATAAACCTGAACCGGTCACGTTTGAGGCATGCTTGAGCAAAATACTGTTACCCGCCATCAAGTTAGCAATGGTATAGCGGAATACTTGATAAGCTGGGAAGTTCCATGGCTGGATACCATAGATGATACCGATAGGATCATAGCGTACCAGACCTTTTTCAATGCCTTCAATATCGCGCTTATCTTCAGCCAAAGCAGCTACACCTTCGCTAGCTGTAAAGTCACAAATGGCCTTACACAGATCGACCTCTTCTAAGCTGGCATCAAGAATTTTACCACGCTCCTCAGTCATTAATTCTGCAAGCTCTTGCTTATACTTCATCAAGGTCTCACCAATTGAATTGATGACCTTAGCACGTTCTTCATGGCTAACTAAACGCCAGTCTAAAAATGCTTTATGCGATGCGTCAATAATCTTATTAACTTCATCAGTACTCATATAATTATAATCTTTAATATCTTTACCCGTTGCTGGGTTTACAGTAGTAATATCTGCCATGATTATTTCCCTTTTTTTATTTGATTGATTATCACAAACACTGCGTACACTTAAATTTGATAAGTAAACTAGGGCTTAGATAAAACAGTGACTGTATTACGTAATGATTATATTACGTATTGTATAAAGCCTCAGCCGTACGCCTCTTACAAAACTATCCAAATTCGTGGATGAGTCCTAGCTTATATTTTCTAGCTTATATTTTCTAGCTTGTGCTTCCTAGCTTAACAGTTGCATTTGTTATTGTATTTTTACTTTAAGCTTTAATTATAATAACAGAAGTTTTGATAGGGAGTTTTACAAGATATTTAGAAGTGTGATGAAGTTGTTAAAAGTGTGACTCTGTGGTTGGTACGTGTGTCTACAGCACTACTGAAATTAAAAACCAGCAGTAAGATTACTCACTGCTGGTTTTATTTGCTATAAGGCCCTTAGCTTAAGCACTTAGACAATTACTTATATCTTTAGAGCAACCTTAGAACAAGTGATTGATAACTGGAATTTCTTCCATCTCGCCTTCTTCTTCAGCCACTACTTGACGAGCTACGTGCATAATAAGATGGCGTAACCATCTATGCGCCGGATGATGCTGCAATAATGGCGACCAAGCCATGGTCAGCTCAAATTCTGGAATAAAAAATGGCGGCTCTTTCATTATAATACTGTCATTGGTAGCTTGCATACGGGCGACTCGTGTGGGCAAAGTAGCGATTAAATCCTTATTAGCAGCGAGCATTGCCGGCATTTGATAGTGGCGAGTAAAAACACTAATTTGACGCTTTTGACCTAGGCGCTGTAACGCTTGATCAATAGACCCTAAACCACCTGATTTTTCAGGATTGACTCCAAAGCCAACCCCCATACCGGTCTTGGATACCCAGACATGTTGACCTTTCAGATAATTTTTTAAATTAAAACGATTGGCATAAGGGCTATCTGCTGATAAAAGACAACTAAAGGTATCTCGCCATACTAAAACCTGATGAAAGCTTTGCGGAATTTCATTAAAGCGGTTAATGGCCAAATCGACTCGGCCTTGCTCCATATCACGATAAGAGACATCGGATGGGGTCAAAAAATCTAAAATGACATTGGGCGCTTCAGAGCGTAATGCTTTGACCAGCTTAGGTACCAAAGTCGCTTCAGCATAATCTGAAGTCATAATCCGAAAAACCCGCGAAGTACTATAAGGACGAAACTCAGTACGCGGCTCGAGGACTTGGGTCAGATCAGCAAGTATCTCTCGAATACGGGGCTGCAGCTCAAGCGCACGCTCAGTAGGCGTCATTCCCTCAGACGAGCGCACCAATAATGGGTCGTTGAATAGCTTACGCAAACGCCGTAAGATGTTGCTCATTGCAGGCTGAGTAATACCCAATTGCTCTGCCGCCCGTGTGACATTCTTTTCTCGTAGTAATACATCTAAATGTACTAACAAATTCAAATCAACCCGCTGCAAATTCATATATATTTCTCTTTGCCTTAGAGTAAGTACTATCTGTACTAACTATCTTATACGCTATTATCAGTAGTAATTAAAATGCCACTTTATCCATCTATTCCAACTTAATAAGCTGTTTTAACTAGATGTTTTTTATTAATACTACTATTTTATGCTTTAAATT
This sequence is a window from Psychrobacter jeotgali. Protein-coding genes within it:
- a CDS encoding LysR family transcriptional regulator — its product is MNLQRVDLNLLVHLDVLLREKNVTRAAEQLGITQPAMSNILRRLRKLFNDPLLVRSSEGMTPTERALELQPRIREILADLTQVLEPRTEFRPYSTSRVFRIMTSDYAEATLVPKLVKALRSEAPNVILDFLTPSDVSYRDMEQGRVDLAINRFNEIPQSFHQVLVWRDTFSCLLSADSPYANRFNLKNYLKGQHVWVSKTGMGVGFGVNPEKSGGLGSIDQALQRLGQKRQISVFTRHYQMPAMLAANKDLIATLPTRVARMQATNDSIIMKEPPFFIPEFELTMAWSPLLQHHPAHRWLRHLIMHVARQVVAEEEGEMEEIPVINHLF
- the purN gene encoding phosphoribosylglycinamide formyltransferase; its protein translation is MSEVPLERHYKESMPPLRIAVLVSGSGSNLQVLIDAMQTNELPIEIIGVISNREDAYAIKRAQLADIPVTVLSHTDSGKRMGIKTFQAHASAQLRAWQPDLIILAGFMRVLSTDFIDNAPAPMINLHPSLLPVYKGLDTHQRALQAGERWHGCSIHVVTAELDAGIVLTQALLEVRSNDSAETLQARVQKLEHQLLPWTVLLIAKGILNLQTVSAQPNDDSNYLPALPLKLWLNY
- a CDS encoding NAD-dependent succinate-semialdehyde dehydrogenase, with translation MADITTVNPATGKDIKDYNYMSTDEVNKIIDASHKAFLDWRLVSHEERAKVINSIGETLMKYKQELAELMTEERGKILDASLEEVDLCKAICDFTASEGVAALAEDKRDIEGIEKGLVRYDPIGIIYGIQPWNFPAYQVFRYTIANLMAGNSILLKHASNVTGSGLLIEKIFHESDLPNDLFRTLIISHDQSEKVIEHEKVRGVTLTGSDVAGRKVAQQAAKVLKKTVMELGSNDAFIVLEDADLDLAAATCAHARLYNNGETCIAAKRFIVVDSVYDKFRDLVIEKFNEYKVGDPMDDSVDVGPLSSAKQRDTLHEQVQESVKKGATITMGGEVPNKPGAFYPPTILENIKPDQPAYKDELFGPVASLIRAKDQEDAFRIANDSRYGLGGAVFSKDEDKAIDLAQKHFDTGMVYINGYDLVNPGLPFGGVKDSGYGREHGGFGIKEFVNIKAIHVVNKKPA